AGGACGCCGTCGCCCGGGATGTTCCGGTCATTCCGCTCTGGCAGGCCAAGGAGTACGTGGTGACCAGCGAGGACGTCGGCGGTGGCCAGTATCTTTCGGACGGCACCGGTGTCTTCCGGCTCTGGCGGCTCAACTGGATCTGACGCGATCTCGCGGCTTTGACATTCGCCGGTGTGACGCGGGGTAACACCCCTACGCAGCACCATGTGACGGAGGTGTGGGCGGGGTGAGGAGCAAACGTGTCGAGACGCAACTCCTTCCGGCTGCCCCGGCACCCGGCTTCCGTCGGTCTCGCCCGGCGCCGGGTGCGGGACCATCTCACCGACTGGGGGCACGGGACCGACGACGCGGCGCTGGCGGACGCCGTACTGCTGGTGTCCGAGCTGGCGACGAACGTCGTACGCCACGGGCCTTTGCTGGAACGCGAGTTCGAGGTGGCGGTGACCGCGCTCGCCGACGGCTCCTGCCTCATAGAGGTCTCCGACGAAGGCCAGATGGAGCCCCGGCTCAGGGTG
Above is a window of Streptomyces sp. NBC_00490 DNA encoding:
- a CDS encoding ATP-binding protein, which encodes MSRRNSFRLPRHPASVGLARRRVRDHLTDWGHGTDDAALADAVLLVSELATNVVRHGPLLEREFEVAVTALADGSCLIEVSDEGQMEPRLRVVGEWEETGRGLHLVETVAAAWGVWSRGRHGKTVWALVPANT